A single window of Sphingobium sp. SCG-1 DNA harbors:
- a CDS encoding alpha/beta hydrolase codes for MWWDRGWDEYFTVVHWDQRNAGKTYSLSGANDPATLTPERFQADAEEVVQWALKRFGKRKLFVLGHSWGSMLGLKLAAAHPEWLHAYIGMGQLTDGLESERRGWEWTLAKARADGNAQAISDLEAIAPYGRPGSPLSVPAILTQRKWLNHYGGAAWRRYGGDFEAAAFQLAPEYSDDDVRNAFKGQAPVTEALLPKVLATNLATIQQLKVPLLLLLGRHDVNVSSEVAAEWFSRVQVPSKRLVWFERSGHHITSEEPGKLLTTLVTEARPIAAQAGDVAP; via the coding sequence CTGTGGTGGGACCGCGGCTGGGACGAATATTTCACTGTTGTTCATTGGGACCAGCGCAACGCTGGCAAGACATATAGCCTGAGCGGTGCGAACGATCCCGCGACGCTGACGCCTGAACGTTTCCAGGCCGACGCCGAGGAAGTGGTACAGTGGGCCCTGAAGCGCTTCGGCAAGCGTAAGCTGTTCGTGCTCGGGCATAGCTGGGGCAGTATGCTGGGGCTTAAACTCGCAGCCGCACACCCGGAGTGGCTACACGCTTATATAGGAATGGGGCAGCTGACCGATGGCTTGGAAAGTGAGCGTCGTGGATGGGAATGGACGCTGGCCAAGGCGCGAGCTGATGGTAACGCCCAAGCGATTAGTGACCTCGAGGCGATTGCACCTTATGGAAGGCCAGGCAGTCCCCTTTCGGTGCCTGCCATCCTGACACAGCGTAAATGGCTCAATCATTATGGCGGCGCTGCGTGGCGACGGTATGGTGGGGACTTCGAGGCCGCGGCTTTCCAGCTAGCGCCGGAATATAGCGATGATGACGTGCGCAATGCTTTCAAGGGTCAGGCGCCCGTCACCGAAGCGTTGCTGCCAAAAGTATTGGCGACGAACTTGGCGACCATCCAGCAGTTGAAGGTGCCGCTTTTGCTGCTGCTTGGCCGACATGACGTGAACGTGTCGAGCGAGGTGGCCGCTGAATGGTTCTCGCGCGTTCAAGTGCCATCCAAAAGGCTGGTGTGGTTTGAGCGATCGGGTCATCACATTACAAGCGAGGAACCGGGCAAGCTGCTAACGACACTCGTGACAGAGGCGCGGCCTATTGCGGCGCAAGCCGGGGACGTCGCGCCCTAG
- a CDS encoding DUF6152 family protein, whose amino-acid sequence MQKFFTAIFAFAGLAAPSVAEAHHGWAWTTGENIEISGKIIEAKLGNPHGVVTVDVKGARWTIEVGQPWRNENAGLKDADFAKGATMRFVGEPSADPAIKRMKAEKILIGRRSFVLYPERD is encoded by the coding sequence ATGCAGAAATTCTTCACCGCAATCTTCGCATTTGCAGGGCTTGCAGCACCGTCCGTCGCTGAGGCCCATCACGGGTGGGCATGGACGACGGGCGAGAATATTGAAATCTCTGGCAAGATCATCGAGGCAAAGCTCGGCAATCCCCATGGTGTCGTCACTGTCGACGTAAAGGGGGCACGTTGGACCATCGAGGTCGGTCAGCCTTGGCGCAACGAAAATGCAGGGTTGAAAGATGCCGACTTCGCCAAAGGCGCTACGATGCGTTTCGTCGGTGAACCATCCGCCGATCCCGCCATCAAAAGGATGAAGGCCGAGAAGATCCTGATCGGCAGGCGCAGCTTCGTGCTCTACCCCGAACGGGACTGA
- a CDS encoding EAL domain-containing protein codes for MRRSNEAARLSALRQLNLLDTPPSESFDRITRMAGQIFGLPISAVSLTDEDRQWFKSRLGVDHDSIPRDKAPCAAVAESAVPIVVPDLLADPCYATSVLAGTGARFYAGTPLVTREGHGLGALCVIGTEPRNATAKEMAALTDLAAMVMAQIELQHAFGRVEPVSGLPNRNQFYEDLSDKARDHPGEPVLIVLVDLARAEQISNMTGVLGSTEVDEMIRHAARWLREMSAVQHAAYHVSATQFALIVQSDTSAEGFGIMLMERLNALRAGSGLRFVTTTAIGISPISLGLSSPEDALRMAHSAVIDARETQRGVSIYSHVTDQAHRRRYRLLDDFGAALDKDRDQLRIVVQPRIDLLSDMCVGAEVLLRWRHPELGDVSPAEFIPAVERSALAKRTTEWVLQAGLMQIAEWQAVGLDVPLSINISAANLEEPDFAMRVQLYLLKHNVRSEMLELELTESAIMEHPEHALQQMNALKEAGVKIAIDDFGTGHSSLAYLQRLPADVVKIDQSFVRDITNGEREAQLVRSMISLSHGLGFRVVAEGVETAGVLDALRGMDCDEVQGYLFARPMETARFAPWLKEQRTAGMQGTCMLQAG; via the coding sequence ATGAGGCGATCGAACGAAGCTGCCCGCCTGAGCGCGCTAAGACAACTTAACCTCCTGGACACGCCCCCGAGCGAGAGTTTCGACAGAATCACGCGCATGGCGGGCCAAATCTTTGGGCTGCCAATCTCCGCTGTGTCCCTGACTGACGAAGATCGGCAGTGGTTCAAGTCGAGATTGGGTGTGGACCATGATTCCATCCCCCGGGACAAAGCACCTTGTGCCGCGGTCGCTGAAAGCGCCGTTCCCATTGTAGTACCCGATCTTCTGGCAGATCCCTGTTATGCGACCAGTGTGCTCGCGGGCACCGGAGCGCGATTCTATGCGGGCACTCCCCTTGTCACGCGTGAGGGGCATGGCCTCGGCGCTCTTTGCGTAATCGGCACCGAGCCCAGAAACGCGACTGCAAAGGAGATGGCTGCCTTGACCGACCTTGCGGCAATGGTGATGGCGCAGATTGAATTGCAGCATGCCTTCGGGCGAGTGGAACCTGTCAGCGGCTTGCCTAATCGAAACCAGTTTTACGAGGACCTCAGTGACAAGGCACGGGATCATCCGGGTGAACCGGTGCTGATCGTACTTGTGGATCTCGCACGCGCCGAGCAAATCTCAAACATGACCGGGGTGCTTGGCTCGACCGAAGTGGACGAGATGATAAGGCATGCGGCGCGCTGGCTTCGGGAGATGTCTGCTGTCCAGCACGCGGCTTACCATGTGAGTGCTACGCAGTTCGCCCTTATCGTTCAATCCGATACCTCAGCAGAAGGTTTTGGCATTATGTTGATGGAGCGCCTCAACGCGCTTCGTGCCGGATCCGGCTTACGGTTCGTGACAACGACAGCCATAGGCATCTCCCCTATAAGCCTGGGCTTATCCTCACCTGAGGACGCTCTGCGTATGGCGCACAGCGCGGTTATCGATGCCAGGGAAACACAGCGGGGTGTCAGCATTTACTCTCATGTGACTGACCAGGCCCACCGGCGCCGCTACCGTCTTCTCGACGACTTCGGCGCAGCATTGGACAAGGATCGTGACCAGCTTCGCATCGTCGTACAACCGCGGATCGATCTTCTCTCGGACATGTGTGTGGGCGCTGAGGTTCTACTGCGTTGGCGTCACCCGGAATTGGGTGACGTGTCGCCTGCGGAGTTCATCCCTGCAGTGGAACGATCCGCTCTCGCAAAACGAACCACCGAATGGGTCCTACAAGCCGGCCTGATGCAAATAGCGGAGTGGCAGGCTGTTGGCTTGGATGTACCGCTTTCCATCAACATTTCGGCAGCCAATCTGGAAGAGCCCGATTTTGCGATGCGGGTGCAACTCTATCTTCTTAAGCATAACGTCCGCAGCGAAATGCTGGAACTGGAGCTTACTGAAAGTGCAATAATGGAGCACCCCGAGCATGCTTTGCAGCAGATGAACGCCCTTAAGGAAGCGGGTGTGAAAATCGCCATCGATGATTTTGGGACAGGTCATAGCAGCCTTGCCTATTTACAGCGGCTGCCGGCCGATGTCGTGAAGATCGACCAAAGCTTTGTGCGCGACATTACGAATGGTGAGCGGGAAGCGCAGCTCGTTCGCTCGATGATAAGTCTTTCCCATGGCCTTGGCTTTCGTGTCGTGGCCGAAGGTGTCGAAACAGCCGGTGTGTTAGACGCCCTGAGAGGCATGGATTGCGACGAGGTGCAGGGGTATCTGTTCGCTCGTCCAATGGAGACCGCGAGATTTGCCCCATGGCTGAAGGAGCAACGTACGGCTGGGATGCAAGGCACGTGCATGCTGCAGGCGGGGTAG